Genomic window (Acidobacteriota bacterium):
GGCAGTTCAGACGTCGGCATCGGCGTGTTGCATTTCGATGGAATTGGCGCAGTCAGCGGAAATTTCTACGAACACAACGGCGGTACGTCCAACGTGACCGCCCTGTCCGCGCAGTACTCAATTGATCCGATGACGGGCCGTTTCGTTTCTGTGGGGACGGGAATTCCCGCCGTGGGGTACGCAGTACCTGGGACAAATGGTGTGACGGGTTACTTCGTCGGGACTGGCGCCACCGCGATGTCAGGCGTCATGGAGTATCAGACGAACTCGTATCCTCCCGGTTACCAATTCAGTCCCATCAACGGGCGCTACGGGTTTTCGCCGGACGAGATGCTCGACCGGCAGACTACAAACTTTGCGGGGCAAGAAACACTGGACCCCAACGGCGGTATCACACCTGACTCCTACATCGACACGAGTCGTCCAAGCGCACCGGGGCTAGTCCCGGTGCAGACCTTCACTTTGTTCCGCTACACCTGGGCTCCAGACGGATCGGGCACCTTTGGTGGCAACACTTACATGGTCAGCAACGCCGAGAAAGCGTTCTACATCGACGTTTCGCCAGCCAACACCCACCCTGCGGTGATCGTGGGACAGCGGCAGCAGAAGCCGTGATTCAAAACCCAGAGTCCGCCTTTAGAGGCCGCATCCGCGAGACATCGGGAAGAGCCCGCGAGTTTTCTTCAATTCCATGAACCCTCTGCTGCCGCGGGACAATTCGCGCCGCCGAGACCTGATCTTCGTGGTGGAGGACGATCTGGATGTCTCGCGCCTGATCGAACACAACCTCAGCATTGCCGGCTACGAGGTTGCCACTTTCTCTTCCGGGGCAGCGGTGGTTGCCTTCGCAATGGCGACGCAACCGGCTCTGTTTCTATTGGACATCATGCTGCCAGGAATTAACGGTTTCGACCTGTGCCGCCAGATCCGCCAAAATGAACAGCTTGCCCAGACACCTGTCATGTTCCTCTCTGCCAGAACTCAGGAACCCGATTGTATTCATGCCTTCGAGATTGGCGGTGATGGATACATCACGAAGCCTTTCAGTCCCAGGGAACTGATCGCGCGGATACGCAATACGCTACGCGCCCGGATT
Coding sequences:
- a CDS encoding response regulator transcription factor, with amino-acid sequence MNPLLPRDNSRRRDLIFVVEDDLDVSRLIEHNLSIAGYEVATFSSGAAVVAFAMATQPALFLLDIMLPGINGFDLCRQIRQNEQLAQTPVMFLSARTQEPDCIHAFEIGGDGYITKPFSPRELIARIRNTLRARIHVVTNEALQVGELRIDVDSMTVSVRGRIVLTTVREFRLLEYLARHCGRVFTRDQLLDAVWKENASVTPRSIDVFVRRLREKIEEDARHPSYLKTLRGVGYRFDAPPRQQR